TCGCGGCGCGAAAGCAATGCCGCCGGCAAGACCTGGATCGAGCGGATTGCCACGTATTCACCCGCCGAGTTCGTCCAGCAGCGTCTTGCTTTCCTTCAAGTCGCGCACGTCGAAGCCCTAATTGAACCAGCCGTAGGTCGGCCCAGAAGTCGGTCTCGGCGCGCGAACCCGACTTTGCATCCCGAAGGACGAATGGCCACTTGATGGGGCCAAGCGACCTCACGTAGACTGCCCGGGCGGGATCAAGCAGACTCCCGGCGAGACTTCGGTCCAAGTTCTGCGCAGCACGCAACACGTGGAGCTTGCGCATGGATACCGAACGACAACCCTCTCCCCGACGTACCGTCGCCATCCTCTCGCGAGGAGACGCCATCGCGCGTCGAGACGCGACCTCGAAAAACGGCCGCTTCGTCGACGTCTTCGAGGCGCTTGCCGCCGTCGGCGTGGAAGGGCGCCCCGCGATCTACGACGAAAGCTTCGCCGACGCGGTCCGCGAACAACTGCTCGCAGTGGACGGCGTGCTCGTCTGGGTCAACCCGATTCAAGACGGCCGAAACCGCGCCGGTCTCGACGCCCTGCTGCGCGACGTCGCAGCGCAGGGCGTATGGGTGAGCGCCCATCCCGATGTCATCCTCAAGATAGGTACCAAGGAAGTCCTCTATCGTACCCGTTCGATGGGCTGGGGATCAGACACGGCGCTGTATCAAACCGCCGCGGCGATGCGCGCCGAGTTGCCGACCCGGCTCGCGAGCGGACCGCGCGTGATCAAACGCAACCGCGGCAACGGCGGCCAAGGCGTCTGGAAGGTCGAGAAGCTGCCGACCTCCTCCATGATAAAGGTGCTGGACGCGACCAAGGACGCACCCGAGGAACTGGCGCTGGATGATTTTGTCCGTCGCTGCGCGGAGTATTTCGAGAACGGCAGCGTGATCGACCAGGCGTTCCAGCCTCGCCTGAGCGAGGGCGTGGTCCGCTGCTACATGGCGGGCGATCGCTGCGCCGGCTTCGGTCACCACAAAGTCAAAGCCTTGGTCGACTCGCCGGTCGCGCGTTCCGAAGCTGGACCGCGGCTCTACACGTCAAACGCAGACCCGCGCTTCCAGCGGCTGCGTCGGTTGATGGAGGACGAGTGGACGCCACAGTTAACCTCGCTGCTGGACATCGCGCGAGATGACCTCCCCGCGATCTGGGACGCCGACTTTATGCTCGGCCCCGTCCAGGCGGATGGGAGCGACAGCTACGTGCTCGGCGAGATCAACGTCAGTTCGGTCCATCCCTACCCAGGCGAGGCGCCGGCGGAGATCGCCAGGCGGGTTGCCGATCGGCTGCAGCTTAAGCTTTGACGCATGCTGACGGTCAGCGGGCTCAAGCGCCTGCACATCTCGGTATCATTCGACCTGCAGGACGGTGAGTGCGTCGCCCTGCAGGGACCTTCAGGGGTCGGAAAGACCTTGCTGCTTCGCTCCATCGCGGATCTCGATCCCAACGAAGGAACGGTCAAGCTTGACGGAACGCTCAGAGAAGCGATGCCCGCCCCCGCGTGGCGAAGACAAGTGACCTATCTCGCCGCCGAGCCTGGCTGGTGGTCCGACATCGTGCAGGAACACTTCACGGCATGGGATGACGCCCTGCTGCTGGTCACACGCGTGGGGCTGCCAGATGACTGCGGACCTTGGCCGATCCAGAGACTTTCGACCGGCGAGAGACAGCGATTGGGGCTCGTGCGGGCGCTCATGCTGCGATCGCGGGTGCTTCTGCTGGACGAGCCAACCTCGGCCCTCGACCCAGCATCCGCTGCGGCCGTGGAAGCGCTGATTGCCGAACGCGTCTCGGATGGAACGAGCGTCCTCTGGAGTACCCACGACGATGCCCAAGCCCGCCGCGTCGGGTCAAGGATATTTGCGATGAGCCCCGATGGTGGCATCGAGGAAAACCGGCCGTGACGTACATCCAGCTTTCGTATGGTGATCTAGTCCTGCCCGCCCTCCTCGTCGTCATGGACGGCGTTCTCTCGCTTGTTCTCCGCCTCAAGCTTGAGAGGCAACTGGCCATCGCGACCGTGCGCATGGTGCTTCAACTCGTCCTGGTGGGATACGTGCTGACGTTCCTGTTTGCCACGGTATCGCCGCTCTGGACCGCCCTCGCCGCCTCCATCATGGTTCTCTTCGCCTCGCGGGAGATCGTCGCGCGGCAGAAGCGGCGCCTACCCGGCATTTGGAGCTACGGCTTGGGCGCCGGCTGCACGCTGCTCGCCGCCGGTACCGTCACGATGTTCGCGCTCTTGACGGAGCTACGCCCGGATCCCTGGTATCATCCGCGCTATGCGCTGCCTTTGCTGGGCATGATCCTGGGCAACACCATGACCGGCATAAGCCTGGGCCTGGACGTGCTGACAAATAGTCTGGTGCGCGAACGAGCCGCCATAGAAGCTTGTCTTGCGCTCGGCGGCACCCGACACCAAGCCCTGCTACCAGTCATACGGGATGCGTTGAGAAGCGGCTTCATGCCGATCATGAACAGCATGGCGGCGATCGGCCTTGTTTCCCTCCCGGGGATGATGACTGGCCAGATACTGGCCGGCGTCGAGCCGGTCGATGCGGTAAAATATCAATTGCTGATCATGTTCTTGATTGCCGGCGGGACCGGGCTAGGAACGCTGGCCGCGGTCCTCGGCGGCGCACACCTGCTGACCGATCATCGCCACCGGCTACGTCTCGATCGAATTTCCCGCTGAGGAGTTCCCTTTCAAGATCACTGCTGGCGGCGCCCGCGTCCTCGGCGCGCACCTCACACTGCGGCAACTTTCAAATTCCGACGCGCGGGGATGGAGAAGGCGGATCTCGCAGCGCCGAGACGACACCGCGACGCACGACGAGGCGCCGAGAATTTGAAATAAAAAGTGAAGAGAAGAGCGGGGATATTCCTCAAAGCTGACTTGATCTGTTCCTTCGCTGTTACCCTTGGCGCCAATAATTGATGAGTAAGCAGCAATGACTGATCAGCAATTAGCCTTGGAAGCGATTAACGACGCGCAACTCATACTGGAAGAATACCTTCAGCCCTGTCCCAAGGATAATGCGCGTATCCTTGAAAAGTTGGTGGAAGTTCTCGAACGGCCTGCATTGATCGTTGCTTTAAGTCGATTGCAGCAACACGGCAGTTGAGCGCGGCCCATGAGCAAACCCCTTCGATCGTTTGCTTTAACAGTTGGCATTGCCGCGCTCTCATCGCTCGAAATGACTAGTGGACACGCTAAGCAACAATGCAACGCCACGATGCCGCCAAATCCACACGGGCAATGGTGGTCCTATCGTCTCATCGACGGACGAAAATGCTGGTACGCAGGCAAGCCGATGCTATCGAAAGCATTGCTGGAATGGCCCACAGAGCGGCTTCCCGAATTCGGATCTCGCGGAGAAGCTCCAGGCATTGTCATTGCTGACAAGCCCGGCAATCCCTTAGATGCCCAAGCGTTGGCACTGAAAGAGGACTTTGACACTTTTGAAGGGCGATGGCGTGCTAGGATCTCCAGCTCCAACACCGGGCACGACTGACCGATACGAGCGACGAACGGATGTTCCGGAGGGTCCGAAACGATTGCGGCGGTGATATGCGGCCACGACAGGGCAAACGTTCAGCAAGGCATCTCCTCGGGCTTCAACCAGCGGGAAGCAAAGCCGGACAAGAGAGGCCGGCGACGGCGGTGAGGGAAAACCGCCGCCGAGGCGGTCACTTGCGCAACCCTCCTCCATGATCTCTCGGCATAGCGCCGGAATACGAGACGAAAGAGCGCCTCGAGTTGGCGCGATGCCACCGGCAACGACTCCTCCCGGCTACCAGCTTTCTCCAAACGGCCGCAATTCGACGTTGAACGACCATGCGCTTCGATCCTGGTGGGCGACGTGCCAGATCTCGTCCGCGATGGCGCGCGGTTTGATGAAGAAATCGTCCGGCCGATCTGGCCAGCGTTTCCGTGTCCAATCGAGGTCGATCACGGCATCGACCACGACGTAAGCGACGTGAACGCCCTGTGGCCCGAGATCGCGCGCCATCGCTTCGGCGAGGATTCGCTGCGCCGCCTTGGTCGGCGCGAAGCCGGCGAAACCGGCCTTGCCGCGCAGGGCCGAGGTGTTGCCGGTGGCAACGATCGCACCCTTTCCGGCCGTCACCATCGCGGGGACGAACCGCCGCGCCAGATACAGCAGTCCCATGGTATTGACCTGGAAATTGCGATTCAGGATCGATGGATCGATCTCGCGAAATGTGCCGAACGCACCACCGACGGCGTTGTGGATGACCACGGCGGGATAGCCGAGATCGCGCTCCACGGCCGACCCTACCGCGTCGATCTGCTCGGGATCGGAAACATCGCAGCGGAATCCTTTCGCGCCCGGCAGTTCCTTCTCAAGGGCAGCGAGACGCTCCTCGTTCCTGGCGAGCAGAGCGAGGCGATAGCCACCCTCAGCAAACCGTCTGGCGAGAGCGGAACCTGTGCCAGGGCCGACACCGGATATCAGGCAGACAGGCGCGGTCATGCGATTAGTCCTCCACGTTCGGCCGGCAGGTCAGTTGCCAGCCTTCGCCAACAGCTTTTCGACGTATGGCTTCAGATCAGGCTGGAAATGCACGTGCTCGACGAGACGAGCGAAATGAGCAAAGGTCCGCGGATATTCATCCTGCACTGCCGGATGCAGGATCCTGTCCAGCCCGAGCTTGTGCAATTGCTCGGCCCGCGCATGCTCATTCATGAACAGCGAAAACTCTGCGGCAAAGCAGATATCGGCCAGCGATAATCCCGTACCCACCAGTGCCTCGCGCCGCGGGGACAACGCTTGCTCGATCCCCGATGCATAGATCGCAAACGCTTCCCTTGCTCGCGCGTGAACGGCCGCATCGACCGTGCCGCCCGACAGCGCCAGGAGATAGATCTGCGAATCTCGGGCAAACACCAGGCTGACGTCGAGAAAGCTGTCGATCCTGGACGCCTCATAGGCATCGTGCCCGTAGAGCGTGGACTTCGACTCGCCGAGCCGTGCCACCGCCCGCATGATGCTGTTCGATTCGAAGATCCCGATTTCGCCATTAGGCCCGAAAGCGGCAGGCACATTGCCGAACGGCTGCGCTTCCATAAACGCATCGGTCTTGAAGAGTTGCGAACCGGTCAACCCAACCCGGCCGGTTCGCGCCAGCGAAGATAGCGAGACGCGTTCATGCTCCGCCAATGGGCGGGCGTCATAGTCCCATAACCAGTCCCGCAGCTCCTTGGGGGGAGCTCCTCTGACCTCGACCTCCACGCCGCAGAACCGCGCTGCGATGGTCGCCTTCCAGACCCGGGGGTTCGGCAAGTAGGAGAATATCCGCAGGTCAGCCATGGTGGATTCATCCTGATCGTTTCCGGCCCTCGTTGGACCGCACCTCGAGGCCTGGAACGTCATGCGACAGATGGGTTACTCTGAGGTCGCGTCAAGAATCCCGCCGAACGGTTCCCAGCGGCTCCCGGTCCAGCGCTGAAGCTGCAGTTGCGTCCAGACCATGTTGTTGGTTTCGCTGGTGTTGATCCGGATGCCCGGCAGTGCTGTCGACAACGTGAAGTTCTTCAGCGACTTCGCCTGCTTGATGACGTTCTCGCGCGAGAGGTCATCGCCGCATTGCTTGAGGATCTGCTCCAGCAGCATGCCCTGCTGATAACCGGTCAGATAACTCGTATTGGTGATATCGGAGCCTGCTAGATACCGATCGAAGAAGGCGCGATAGGCCTTGATGGCCTCGTCGTCCTTCCAGCTCTCGTCGTTTGGATCCTTGTTGAAGGTGCCGACGATGACGCCCACTGAATTCTCTAGGCCCGCCGGCTTGATCGTTCCGGCAATCGACGACGACGGGAAATTGATCAGGATCGTCGGCTTCCACGCCGTCTCGGCCGCCCGGCGGATCGCCTGTGCGGCGAACTTGGGCGTGCCCGCGATGAACAGCGCCTGCGCGCCGGAGCTCTTCAGCGCCACGACCTGCGAGTCGATCGTCGGCTCGGTGACCTCGTAACTGGCGGTGACCACGCGCTTGTCGAAATCGGCGCCGAGAACTGCCTTGAACGCGCTGACGTAGTCGCGGCCGAGATCGTCATTCTGGTAGAGAATGGCGTATTTCGCCGAGGGCAACGCGCGCATCAGATATTTGGCGTAGATCTTCCCTTCGGTGTCATAGCTGACGAGCCCGGTGGTGGTCAGCGGATAGTCCTTGACACTGGTGAACTTGCTCGCGCCAGTGACGATCGCAATCGTCGGCACGCGCTTGGCAGCCAGATATTTCGCCACCGCAGTGTTGCCTGCGGTACCGAGCTGGCTGAACATGAACGCGACTTCGTCGCCCTCGACGAGTTTTCGTGCATGCTCCACCGACTTCGGCGGGCTGTAGGCGTCGTCGAGCATCAGATAGTCGATCTTGCGTCCATTAATGCCGCCACGCTCGTTGACCGATCGCATATACGCCAGCACGCCATGTCCGACCTGGCCGATCGAGGAAGCAGGCCCGCTGAGCGGAAAGATGCCGCCAATCTTGATGCTTGTTGCGGTGACGCCGACCGGATCGCCCGCCCAGCAGGGCGCGGCTGCGGCAATCAAGAGTGCACAGGCCAGTCGGATGCTCCTAAACATCACGTGTTCCTCCAATGTTGCTTTTGCGCGCGGCCTTCCGCGCGGCAGGCCGTGATGGACACTTCGCGCTTCTTCAGGCGGCTAATTTGAGAATCTTGACGATGTCGGCGGGCTCACGGATCGGCTGAGGATTGGCCCGCGTGAAGATCGAGAGCATTGCGTTCTTGCCGATTAGCTCGAAGCGGTCCTCGGCAACGCCGACGTCCGCGAGCCTCCGCGGCAAGCCGAGCTCCGCGATGAATGTCGCGAAAGCGTCGCCGGCATCCCGTTGCGGTGCGCCAAGCGCCGCTGCGACCAACCTCTGTGCGGCTTCCGTGGCGGGGCGATTGTATCGGAGCACGCTTGGCATCATCACGGCCGTGCAGAAATAATGCGGCACGTCGCAGGTCCCACCGAGGACATGGCCGATGGCATGGCTGGCCCCCATCGGAACGCGCGACTGCAACCCGAAGGCCGACATCCAGGACCCCAACTGACAGTTCAGCCGCGCCGCTTCATCGTTCGGATTGTCCTTGGTGCGCCGGAGTCCGTCGTACAGATAGCGCAGGCCCTGCTGGCACACGGCGTCGACGAGCACATTGGGACGGCTGGAGCAGATCGCCTCGATGCCATGGTCCATCGCGCGCGTGCCGGACCCGAGCCAGAGTTTTTCGGGCGTGTATTTCGTTATCGCTGGATCGAGGATGATGCTTCGCGGCATCATCATCGGATGATTGAAAATCTGCTTCAGCTTGCGGCCGGTGTCGGTGACCAGCGCGCCCGAATTGTATTCGCCGCCGGAGAGCGTGCTCGGGATGGCGATCATGCGCACTTTCGGGGCCCGGAACGGCCCGAAGCGGCGGTCCGGCGTGGTCTCGAATCCATCGAGCCCCATCGGCTCAAAGATCTCGTGCTCCATGCACATCAGCACGATCTTTGCCGCGTCGACCACCGAGCCGCCGCCGATTGCAACGACCAGGTCGGCCTGAGCGTCCTTGGCCTGCCGGGCGATCTGCGTGACCACGTCCCGGGTCGTGTGCTGCGGTACGCCGTCAAAGGTCGCGGCATGGCGCGCATCGAGCGCCGTCCGAATCTTCTCGATCTCGTCGGTCGTGGTGTTGAGCGTGCGGCTCGCGATCAGATAGACACGCTTGGCGCCCAGCCGCTCGGCCTCCTCTCGCAACGCCTCAGCCGCGGGCTTGCCGTAGATGACGGATTCCATAGTGGGGTATTGATGGCTACCTACGACAGGCATGCTCTTCCTCCCTGATGTTCTTCTCTCCGCACCGCTGCGGCGTCAGCATCGCGACGCCGTCAGCCACCCCGGTCTTGTGCTCGTATCTCGCCCTTCGTCAGGCGACCGCACGCGCCCGCGGCGTCTCGACCTTGCCGTCAAGGAAGCCGGTCAACCGCTGGCGGATGATCGCCTCCGCTTCCGCCATGATGCGGTCGATCAGTTCCTTGACCGTCGGGATGTCGTGGATCAGCCCGACCACCATGCCGCAGCTCCAGGCCCCGGCATCCATCTCGCCATCGACCATCACCTTCGGATAGACGCCGGTCACCTGGTCGAGGATGTCGTCGATTTTCAGACTTGCGCCCTTCTCGCGCTCGATCTCGAGCAATTCGCTGACGCCCTTGTTCTTCAGCACGCGCTCGGTGTTGCGAAGCGCGCGCATCACGAGGACCGTGTCGAGCTCGGTCGCCTTGACCAGCGCCTGCTTCACGTTGTCGTGGACCGGAGCTTCCTTGGTGGCGACGAATCGCGTGCCCATGTTCATGCCGGCCGCGCCCATTGCGAGCGCACCGACTAGGCTGCGCCCGTCCGCCATGCCGCCGGAAGCCACGAACGGGATCTTGAGCTCATCCGCAGCCCGCGGCAACAGGATCATGTTCGGGATGTCATCCTCGCCGGGATGACCGCCGCATTCGAAGCCGTCGACACTGACGGCGTCGCAGCCGATCTTCTCGGCCTTGAGCGAATGCCGCACCGAAGTGCATTTGTGGATCACCTTGATGCCGGCCGCCTTCAGCGCGGGCATATAGGCCTCCGGGCTGCGGCCTGCGGTCTCGACCGCCTTGATGCCGCCTTCGCGGATCGCGGCGATGTATTCCGGATAGGGCGGGGCCGACAGCGTCGGCAGGAAGGTCAGGTTCACGCCGAACGGCTTGTCGGTCATGTCGCGGCAGCGCGCGATCTCCTTGGCGAGGAGCTCCGGCGTTTTCTGGGTCAGCCCCGTGATGATGCCGAGACCGCCGGCATTCGATACGGCCGCGGCCATCTCGGCGAAGCCGACATAATGCATGCCGCCCTGGATGATCGGATGCTGGATGCCGAACAGTTCGGTGATTGCTGTCTTCACGTGAAAACTCCGTTTCCGATCAATGGACGATTTCGAACAGGCCGGCCGCACCCATGCCGCCGCCGATGCACATGGTCACCACGCCGTATTTCGCCTTGCGCCGCCGGCCCTCGATCAGGAGGTGGCCGGTCAACCGCGACCCCGTCATGCCATAGGGATGACCGATCGCGATCGAGCCGCCGTTGACGTTGAGCTTGTTCGGATCAATGCCAAGCTTGTCGCGGCAGTAGATCACCTGCACCGCATAGGCCTCGTTGAGCTCCCAGAGATCGATGTCATCGATCTTGAGGTTGTGGCGCTTGAGCAGCCTCGGGATTGCCGCAACCGGGCCGACGCCCATCTCATCCGGCTCGACGCCTGCGGCGACGAAGCCGCGGAAGATGCCGAGTGGCTTCAGGCCCTTCTGCGCCGCGATCTTGTCGCTCATGATCACGCAGGCCGATGCACCATCGGAGAGCTGGCTGGCATTGCCTGCGCTGATGGTCTTGCCTTCGAACACCGGCTTGATCTTGGCGAGGCCTTCCGCGGTCGTGTCCGCACGCGGGCCCTCGTCCTTTGACAAGGTCACCTGCTGATACGTCACTTCCTTGGTGTCCTTGTCGACCACGGCCATCTTGGTCGTGATCGGCACGATCTCGTCGTTGAAACGGCCGCCCTGCAGCGCCGCGCCGACCCGGCGCTGGCATTCGAGGCTGTATTCGTCTTGCTGGTCGCGGCCGATCTTGTAACGCTCGGCGACCACTTCGGCCGTCTCCAGCATCGACATGTACATCTCTGGCTTCATCGTCATGAGATCCTGATCGATGGCATGGAACTTGTTCATGTGATCGTTCTGCACCAGGCTAATCGACTCGATGCCACCGCCGATTGCGATCTCGACGCCGTCGAGCATCACCGAACGCGCAGCCACCGCAATCGCCTGCAGACCGGAAGCACACTGGCGGTCGATCGTGGTGCCGGCCACGGTGACCGGCAGGCCGGCGCGGATCGCACCCTTGCGGGCGACGTTCATCACCATGGTGCCCTGCTGCATGGCGCAGCCCATCACCACGTCCTCGACCTCGCCGGGCGCTATGCCCGCACGCTTCACGGCCTCGGCCATCACGTGGCCTGCCAGGGTCGGACCATCGGTGTTGTTGAGCGCGCCGCGGTAGGCCTTGCCGACGCCGGTGCGCGCGGTGGAAACGATCACTGCTTCAGTCGTCATGTCTGCCTCTCTGCTAGGCGGCCGCATCGAGCTGCGCGTAGCGCAGCAGGTGAAAGGCGGGATCGCCGAACTGGATGTTGATGGAGGAAATGCGCTTGAAATAATGTCCGACGTTCAATTCGTCAGTCATGCCCATGCCGCCATGCAGTTGCACCGCCTGGTCGGCGATGAACTTGCCGGCATAGCCAATCTTCGACTTGGCGCCCGACGCGAGACGCGACACGCCAGCCTCGCCTGCATCAAGGCTGAGCGTGAGATGCTGCATCAATGAAAGCGCTTCCTGATGCGCGATGAACATGTCGACCATCCGATGCTGCAGCACCTGGAAAGAGCCGATCGTCGTGCCGAACTGCTTGCGGGTCTTGGAATAGTCCAGCGTCGCGGCATTCAATTCAGCCAGCGCACCGACCGCCTCGGCGCAGAGCGCGCCGATGGCACGGTCGCGGCAGGCCTCCAGCGCGGCCACACCCTCGC
The genomic region above belongs to Bradyrhizobium arachidis and contains:
- a CDS encoding Cj0069 family protein; protein product: MDTERQPSPRRTVAILSRGDAIARRDATSKNGRFVDVFEALAAVGVEGRPAIYDESFADAVREQLLAVDGVLVWVNPIQDGRNRAGLDALLRDVAAQGVWVSAHPDVILKIGTKEVLYRTRSMGWGSDTALYQTAAAMRAELPTRLASGPRVIKRNRGNGGQGVWKVEKLPTSSMIKVLDATKDAPEELALDDFVRRCAEYFENGSVIDQAFQPRLSEGVVRCYMAGDRCAGFGHHKVKALVDSPVARSEAGPRLYTSNADPRFQRLRRLMEDEWTPQLTSLLDIARDDLPAIWDADFMLGPVQADGSDSYVLGEINVSSVHPYPGEAPAEIARRVADRLQLKL
- a CDS encoding ABC transporter ATP-binding protein; amino-acid sequence: MLTVSGLKRLHISVSFDLQDGECVALQGPSGVGKTLLLRSIADLDPNEGTVKLDGTLREAMPAPAWRRQVTYLAAEPGWWSDIVQEHFTAWDDALLLVTRVGLPDDCGPWPIQRLSTGERQRLGLVRALMLRSRVLLLDEPTSALDPASAAAVEALIAERVSDGTSVLWSTHDDAQARRVGSRIFAMSPDGGIEENRP
- a CDS encoding ABC transporter permease; amino-acid sequence: MTYIQLSYGDLVLPALLVVMDGVLSLVLRLKLERQLAIATVRMVLQLVLVGYVLTFLFATVSPLWTALAASIMVLFASREIVARQKRRLPGIWSYGLGAGCTLLAAGTVTMFALLTELRPDPWYHPRYALPLLGMILGNTMTGISLGLDVLTNSLVRERAAIEACLALGGTRHQALLPVIRDALRSGFMPIMNSMAAIGLVSLPGMMTGQILAGVEPVDAVKYQLLIMFLIAGGTGLGTLAAVLGGAHLLTDHRHRLRLDRISR
- a CDS encoding SDR family NAD(P)-dependent oxidoreductase, whose amino-acid sequence is MTAPVCLISGVGPGTGSALARRFAEGGYRLALLARNEERLAALEKELPGAKGFRCDVSDPEQIDAVGSAVERDLGYPAVVIHNAVGGAFGTFREIDPSILNRNFQVNTMGLLYLARRFVPAMVTAGKGAIVATGNTSALRGKAGFAGFAPTKAAQRILAEAMARDLGPQGVHVAYVVVDAVIDLDWTRKRWPDRPDDFFIKPRAIADEIWHVAHQDRSAWSFNVELRPFGESW
- a CDS encoding glutathione S-transferase, which produces MADLRIFSYLPNPRVWKATIAARFCGVEVEVRGAPPKELRDWLWDYDARPLAEHERVSLSSLARTGRVGLTGSQLFKTDAFMEAQPFGNVPAAFGPNGEIGIFESNSIMRAVARLGESKSTLYGHDAYEASRIDSFLDVSLVFARDSQIYLLALSGGTVDAAVHARAREAFAIYASGIEQALSPRREALVGTGLSLADICFAAEFSLFMNEHARAEQLHKLGLDRILHPAVQDEYPRTFAHFARLVEHVHFQPDLKPYVEKLLAKAGN
- a CDS encoding ABC transporter substrate-binding protein, with product MFRSIRLACALLIAAAAPCWAGDPVGVTATSIKIGGIFPLSGPASSIGQVGHGVLAYMRSVNERGGINGRKIDYLMLDDAYSPPKSVEHARKLVEGDEVAFMFSQLGTAGNTAVAKYLAAKRVPTIAIVTGASKFTSVKDYPLTTTGLVSYDTEGKIYAKYLMRALPSAKYAILYQNDDLGRDYVSAFKAVLGADFDKRVVTASYEVTEPTIDSQVVALKSSGAQALFIAGTPKFAAQAIRRAAETAWKPTILINFPSSSIAGTIKPAGLENSVGVIVGTFNKDPNDESWKDDEAIKAYRAFFDRYLAGSDITNTSYLTGYQQGMLLEQILKQCGDDLSRENVIKQAKSLKNFTLSTALPGIRINTSETNNMVWTQLQLQRWTGSRWEPFGGILDATSE
- a CDS encoding iron-containing alcohol dehydrogenase, which produces MPVVGSHQYPTMESVIYGKPAAEALREEAERLGAKRVYLIASRTLNTTTDEIEKIRTALDARHAATFDGVPQHTTRDVVTQIARQAKDAQADLVVAIGGGSVVDAAKIVLMCMEHEIFEPMGLDGFETTPDRRFGPFRAPKVRMIAIPSTLSGGEYNSGALVTDTGRKLKQIFNHPMMMPRSIILDPAITKYTPEKLWLGSGTRAMDHGIEAICSSRPNVLVDAVCQQGLRYLYDGLRRTKDNPNDEAARLNCQLGSWMSAFGLQSRVPMGASHAIGHVLGGTCDVPHYFCTAVMMPSVLRYNRPATEAAQRLVAAALGAPQRDAGDAFATFIAELGLPRRLADVGVAEDRFELIGKNAMLSIFTRANPQPIREPADIVKILKLAA
- a CDS encoding NAD(P)H-dependent flavin oxidoreductase; translation: MKTAITELFGIQHPIIQGGMHYVGFAEMAAAVSNAGGLGIITGLTQKTPELLAKEIARCRDMTDKPFGVNLTFLPTLSAPPYPEYIAAIREGGIKAVETAGRSPEAYMPALKAAGIKVIHKCTSVRHSLKAEKIGCDAVSVDGFECGGHPGEDDIPNMILLPRAADELKIPFVASGGMADGRSLVGALAMGAAGMNMGTRFVATKEAPVHDNVKQALVKATELDTVLVMRALRNTERVLKNKGVSELLEIEREKGASLKIDDILDQVTGVYPKVMVDGEMDAGAWSCGMVVGLIHDIPTVKELIDRIMAEAEAIIRQRLTGFLDGKVETPRARAVA
- a CDS encoding acetyl-CoA C-acyltransferase — its product is MTTEAVIVSTARTGVGKAYRGALNNTDGPTLAGHVMAEAVKRAGIAPGEVEDVVMGCAMQQGTMVMNVARKGAIRAGLPVTVAGTTIDRQCASGLQAIAVAARSVMLDGVEIAIGGGIESISLVQNDHMNKFHAIDQDLMTMKPEMYMSMLETAEVVAERYKIGRDQQDEYSLECQRRVGAALQGGRFNDEIVPITTKMAVVDKDTKEVTYQQVTLSKDEGPRADTTAEGLAKIKPVFEGKTISAGNASQLSDGASACVIMSDKIAAQKGLKPLGIFRGFVAAGVEPDEMGVGPVAAIPRLLKRHNLKIDDIDLWELNEAYAVQVIYCRDKLGIDPNKLNVNGGSIAIGHPYGMTGSRLTGHLLIEGRRRKAKYGVVTMCIGGGMGAAGLFEIVH